CCATTAAATCTTACGAAGAACCAAAAAGTTTACTGTATATTAAAAATATATATTGTATATTTTTCGTGACAGATGACAGTTCTCATATATGGAAGACCTTGTCTTTTCTGCTTTTCGTTAAGGTCTGAAGTCAGTTTGATACAGAAGAGAGCGTTGTCGATGATTCTCGGTCAAAATGTATTCTTGAATAAAAAAGCAGTAAAATGATGATACCTTACAAAAATATTCACCGTTTATCGTCTATTCTGGCCTATGAACTTGGTGATGAATCAATCAGGATTGAATTCGTTTCGGGAGCAGTGCGTGAGTACACTTATGCAAATGTGGGCCGTGATCATGTCGAGGCTATGAAGAAGTGCGCAACCAAAGGTAAAGGTCTCGGTTCTTATGTGATGAAAAATGAGCGTCATTTTATAGCTTTAAGAGAAATGCGCGCTGCTCAGAAAAATACGTAAGAAGCAATGATAAAATACTACGGAATAACGGCGAGTGATCTTGTGTTGATGTTAACCAAGTTCAATCTGTGTTTTCACTCCTGATTGGAGAGATATATTTGTAATACTGTTTATGATTTCGAAAGTAAGGTATCGTTCTTGCTATGACGTAATAAGCAATTGTTAAGCATCTTGATCGCGGCTGTACTCAAGCCATTGCAATGACTCCTTTTCATTATTCCATCCGCCGTCAGCGTTCTCATCACGCATTTCAGAATCTCCAGAAATTCAGAGCAGAAGCATAGGCTCACTCCAAGCAGAAGCAGAAAACCCTGTTTTCATTTTCGACCGTATATCTTTTCATGAGCGTCATATACCATCAAATATGCGTTCGAGCTTTCATTTGTCTTTTTTTTTATGATTTGTTATGCAAAGAACTTTAGTAAAAAAACCTTTCAACAGAGACTTATGTCGCGTTGCACGTTTTTGGAAACAGGCTAAGGGCTTCGATGGCTGACTGAAAAGATGCAGTTGGGCGACGTCTGTAGTTGTTCTGTTACAGATTTTACGCCGTTTTGATTGTGCATTTTTTTATATAGGAACTATTCTTTATTATTAAAAGTAGATACAATTCAGCGCAAGACAACGGCGTATCGATGTACTGGTAAGGAAAAATTCATACATGCCCTCACATCATTTTGTTTGGGATATGATAACAATTCGGTAAGGCGCGCCAGTAACTTCGTTCGTAAACTCCTTGATTTATGCATGTTATCGAAACCGGAGGTAGTTATCTCAGCGTGATCTTCTCAGGAGCTGTAGATCAGGATCAGCTTTTCCGGGCATTGCGAGACATATTCATGCTTCCGGAATATCCATTCAAGAACTCGATCTGGATATTTGAAGGGTGTGAATGTGATTTTTCGAATATCAGTATGTTCAAGCTGCTTCAGATGATCAGGGCTTACTACCCCAAGGAAGCGACAAGAACAAAGACCGCGATTGTAACTTCGATCAGCCTGCATCATGCCATGGCGCAGCTCTTTTGCGAGGAGGCTGATGATTTGGCGTTAGCCTTCACCATGAAGGCATTTATGGACCGCGCCGAAGCAATCGCATGGCTGATGGAGCATGAAGTTCAATGACGGTTGCCGGTGGTTCGTTGATCGTCAGTGACGCTTTTGAATTGCGAGATTATTGCCGCCCGTGGCCGGAATTTCCGGATGACAAAGGTTTGCCAGTTTCTTTGCCGGTTGTCCGTTTTTTGAAAAAAAAGTGCAGGGCAAGGATGATGATGATTGCTTCGATGGAGTGACTCCATAAGGGATGTCGATCAACTATCGAAGGAGCTATTTCAATGAGTAGCGAATCTGCGCTGAACCCACGGTGAGAGAGCGGGGCCAGCCAGAAAATTCTGTTTGCCAGGGTGTCCAGAATCATGTGAATGCAGCCATTCAGAGAGAACATGAAGGCAAAAACAGGATTCTGGCTTTTTTTGTTTGAATACATCTAAAGTACCGATCCTGCCAGCACGATCGCCCAGAAAAAAGGGAAGTGCGTCGGGTAATAGTGATGGTCATAGGTCTGGTTATCGAACAGGTGAAGGTAGATATAGTCCAGATCGGGAGTGACCGAACCGAGCAGTCCCCAGAACCAGTAGAGCGGATACGATTCGATTCTGCGCTCGAATCTGCCGGAAAGAAGTTTGCCAATGATATATCCGGCGGGTAAATGTGCGTAGGTGATTTGGTACTCCTGAAAAACACGTTACAAATTCTTTTCCTGGTCTGAGCCTTTTGTGATGCTTGTTTTGTCGCAGCCCTGCGGGTTTTGTTCATCCAGGTTGGCGTCAACCCATGAAAGTGGCTAAGACAAGCTGTCGCGAATATAAGACAATTGCTCGGCTTGTTTTATGCTCGAAACAGAAAATGGAGGCCCTGCCCGGCCAAAGTGGATATTCGATGAACAATCGATGACGCCAGAAGGTTTGGCGGGGATCGTTTTTCTGGATGAACTTTTTGTATATTTGCGTAACTGCAAGTTCAGCAAGCAGTAATCCACAGATGCCTCGATGATCTTTGCATGCCGCCCGATTGCGGTGGATGCAGCGGGTTTTCGATGCGGTCTGTCAAAATGTTCAATCCTGATCATTAACCTTTACGGAGCAACCATGAAGAAAAATATGGGGCAAAAGGATCGCGCCGTTCGTGCTATTCTGGGCGTGGTCATGCTGGTGTATGGCATTGTTTTCCAGAATCTTGTCGGAATCGTCGGCCTGATTCCGCTGGCGACGGCAATCATCGGCTATTGCCCTCTTTATGAGGTGCTCGGGGTTACCTCCAACAAATACGCTGACTGAGGCCCTTCATACCGAGCCTGTTGCCGATGATGTTGCAAAACGTCCGTATTGAGCGGCTTTGCAAGGTATTCCGGAACCGCCGTTGCCCAGAAGGAGAAACTCGCCTGCTTTCTCCTTCTGGGTGAAATTTCGTCGAAAATTTTCCACCCTCTGTTTCCCACCACTTTTATTTATCCTTGACGCAATGATTGCCCGATGGTGACTTCGGGAGTAATCGCCTGTTTTCCGTTGCGCTGACAATCGGAAAGAGAACGAAAAAAGGCGGCCCGTCGGGAGCCGCCTTTTTGATTAGTGCTGTGTTCGCTGACCG
This genomic window from Chlorobaculum limnaeum contains:
- a CDS encoding YgaP family membrane protein → MKKNMGQKDRAVRAILGVVMLVYGIVFQNLVGIVGLIPLATAIIGYCPLYEVLGVTSNKYAD